TATGAGACCCCTCGGCCTGTGTACTCTTTTTCGCCTGGCACCCCCAACTTGCGCGGGGCAACACCGGTGGCGATAATCAGCGCTTCGGTCTCATAATTGCTGCCGTGAGTGGTAAGTTTGAAGGGGCGGCTGGATAAGTCTGCGGCAGTTACTTCATCGATTACTACGCGGGTTCCCAGACGCTCGGCTTGCTGTTTCATGCGCTCCATCAATTCGAAACCGGAGATGGCCTCCGGAAACCCGGGATAATTCTCTACTTCTGCTGTGAGTCCGGCCTGCCCACCCAGAACGTTGCCGGATATAATCAGCGGGCTGAGTCCCGCCCGGCAGGCATAGATAGCAGCGGTGTAGCCCGCTGGCCCTGAACCCATGATAATGACCTTTTCCATCGAGAGACTGCCCTCCTCCACGCGGTTAAGTTTCCGGTATCTATTCTAACTGCGCAAAACCTGCCTGGCAAACCACCTTGTTTGAGTGGCAGCATCTTTTTGGCACTTCCCACTCCTTCGGTTAACATTATTTCGCTATGGATGAAGATGCCAAGGCTATCCAACTCGGTCATCCCAGTTACGTCTGGCGCTTTGGACAAGACCGACGCCTGGCTTTGATCGCTCGCTATGCCCGGCTCGATGGAGCGCGTATCTTAGATGTAGGTTGTGGTCTGGGAACCTATGTGCGCAAACTGCGCCGCTTCAGCGAGGAAGTCTATGGTGTGGATGTGGACGCCGATCGCGTCGCCGAAGCCAGCCAGACATTGCCCAACATCGCCTGCGCCCCAGCCGAGAAACTCCCGTTTGACGATGGCTTCTTTGACACGGTCTTGCTCCACGAGGTGTTAGAACACGTGAACGATGACCGTCAGGCCATGAGTGAAGCCTGTCGAGTGCTCCGGGTTGGTGGACGTGCCGTGATTTTCGTGCCCAACCGCCTTTACCCTTTCGAGACGCACGGTGCGTATTGGGGTGGGCGTTACCATTTCGGCAACATACCTCTCATCGGCTATCTTCCCAATGCACTACGCCGACGCCTGGTCCCTCACGTCCGGGCATACACCGCGCGCGAACTGCATCGTCTGTTAGACGGCTTGCCCTGCCGCATCGTAGTGCACACCCAGATATTCCCCGGCTACGACAACATCGCCCACCGTTACCCGCGTCTGGCGCAGGTTCTGCGCAGTCTCACTTATGCTCTGGAAAAGACCCCGCTGCGGGCGCTTGGACTCTCTCACCTCTTGGTGGTGGAAAAGACCGGCTGACCCCCGTTCCTCATGGGGCAGCCACAAGGCGGTATACAATGACCGCCCATTTTCCCCCTGAGAATTTCCGCACGAATTCCAGTTCCGGTGGTGGATTCGTTGTGTCCGCGAGGAAACTCAATTGTGGACGTATCACTGTTACCTCACGCTCGTCCACTACCCAATATTGGACGCGGTTTTTGCGGGCATAGTGGATGAGGCGCTCGTAGGGTTCATTGGCCGATGGAATCCAGGGCCTTTCAGCATAAAATGGCACCTGGGTATCACGGGTCATGAGCAGCGTCTCCGGTGGAGTGTTCGCCTTAAGCCATAGTCCTGCCTCTCGTGGCGCAGGGTTCATGTCAGCCAGACCATTGGCCACAACAAACGGTTGCAAAGCGAGGAAGAGCGCGCAGAGTGCGAAGGCTGGCAGGCGTGTTCCCAAGGCGAGCCAGGCTGGGTGGGGCTCGTGCCCCATGAGGTTGGAAACCGTCTCGCGCCACCAATGACCCAATTCCGTGATCCCTTCCGCCACCCAGAGGAGAAGCACTGGGAAAAGGGGGGCGAAGTATCGTAACTCGATGTGGAAGGGCAGGAAGGATGCCAAAGGCAGGCAAAAAGCCAGAAGCATCGCCATACTCCAGACCCGTCTCTGATCCCACTTTCGAGCGAACCACGCCAGAGCGACTAACCCTAGCAGATAAAAAGGAAACGCCTGGTGAGAGAAGAGCGATTGCTCTAATGCGTTGAAGTTATGCCAGGTGCGATATAGGAATAGGCGAGGGTCTTGGCGGATGTAGTCGAGCAAACTGTACTTGAAACGATCTGGAGAGAACCAGATGATATGCTCGCCGGCCTCGTCAAGCCGCGCCAACTCGCGGTCGTAAAGCACGGGGTCGCCTATTACTACCCCTAACCCTGCTGCGTAGGTCACGCCTAATTTGCCACTGAGCAGAACGCGCCCGGTGTATCGGTATAGGTACGCTATGTATGGAGAGATCACCATAATGAAAGCCAATGCAGCCAACGCCAGATTGGTTATTGTCCTGCGGTCTCGCATTGTTCTGGTAGCCAAGCGGTAAAGTGTTACAATAGCCCACAAGAACGCCATGTGAAGCAGCGCCTCGGGTTTGGTAAGGTAGGCCAAGCCCAGCAATACACCCGCCCCTAGATGCCACCTGGCCAGGTTGGTATCCAAAGCGCGAAACCAGGCGTAGAGAGCGGTAAGGAGGAGCACGACGTACATGGGCTCAATCATCGTCCCCCAGAAGAGCACCCCTGCAGACAAAGGGGGAAAGACGCCCACTAGCGCTGCTGTGATGAGGGCAGCTGTCGTTCCGCTTGTCCGTCGGGCGACCAAATACGTGCACAGGGGCAACAGGGTGCCGAAGATCAGATAGCAGAGGTCGCTTGCCCGTTTGGCGTCACCGAGCACCAGGCCCAACGTTCCAGTGACAATGGGGAAGAGGGGTGCGTAATGCAATTCGGGCACTTGGCCTACGGTGAGCCCCCGGCCAGAAAATAGGTTGATGCCCATCAGGAGGTAATCCGGTTCGTCCCAACGCACGATGCGATCCACGCGCAGCAAGAGCAGCCGCAGGACGAAGGAAACCAAAATAATGGCATATATCGTGAATTTTGTGGCGCGCTGCTTTCCTACGTTCTCCATATTACTCTTGCTCACTCAGCCGGGCACGCAACGTGGCCCCACTCGTACTAGCCACAAGTTGGGAGTGAGCCAGGATATACGCTTGCGTGTCGCTACTCAATTGCCGTGCCGTTCGGGCATCGAGTACAACGTAATCCGATGACTGGAACAAGGCCAATATCGCATCCTGAGCCGGTTGCCGGTGGAAAACGTCTATGGCATTGGCCTCGTTGTCTTCGTTCGTTCTGCCCGAGAGCGCAAACAGCGGTGTGTTCGCCATCCCCAAGTTAATATATAACATTTCGCCATAACTGTCCACGAAGAAACCACCATCGCGCAACCCCGCCAACGGTCGTGACGACAGGAAAGTGTAGTTGGGCTCGAATACGAGCACGCTGGCTCCTTCTGGCACCTGGTCGCGCAACACGGCAGCCATCTCCAAGTGCACAGGTTTGATCTGACACAGAGCATCTCGAGTGGCCTTGGCTTGTCGGACTAGGTTACCCGCGCCGAGTACACACACCAGGGCGATCAGGCCAACTTGGAAATAAGGTAGTGGCATCTTCGCTATCTTCAGATTTGCGAACCGGTCGCTCAGCAGCCCTCCAGCCCACACCGCGAGCGGAAAAGCCAACTGGGAGAAATAAGTCGCCCAGTACGTTCTGGAAACGAGATTGAGCAACAAAGCCGTTACGCCCCAGCCGATGATCACAAGCCACTGTTCACGCTGCCCGTCCTGCCGTAGCGTCAAAATGGCGAAGACCAAACCCAATAATCCCAGGCGTACAGTGAGCCAACTCCAGGTGTAATTCCATATCTCTATCAACCGGGCGATGATACCAACCGTGCCATCAGGAGGGCGCAACAGGTGAAAAAGGTACATTTGTTTGAGGTATTGTTCCGGGCACGTGATCAGGAAATAGCCTGCCAATAGCAGGTAGGTAACTGCAACAGTCGCAGCGAAGATGAGCAAGGCGCGAAATCTTCGTTGCAGTAGTACATGCAACACAATCAATACTGGAACTATTAGCGCTGTTCCCTTCGACAAGAGCGCTAAGGTAGAGCACACGCCCGCCGCTGCCAGCGGTAGGCGTTTTTCGCTTTCTATGGCTCCCAGATAGGCGAAGAGGGCCAAGAGGGTGAACAGATTACTGGGTGCCTCGAGCATGGCACGGCGGTCCTGAGCGACCACGATGCCATCCACCGCCACCAGAAATGCAGCCAGTAGCCCCGCCCACCGCCCGCCGACTTTGCGCCCGATGAGATACGTTACCAGCACTGAAACGGTGCCCATCGCCACGCACAGATAACGGACCGCCATGAACCCGCTCGGGCTGCCCCACGGTGTGTAAGTCAGGCGCAAGATCGCAGCGAAAAGGTGGAGTGCAACAGGAGGGATAACCGCGAAGAAATCCCGGTAAGGCAGGTAGCCTTGGAGCATCAACTGGGCGCTGGTAAGATATGCCCCCTCGTCAGCGTCTTGGGCATAACGAAGTCCTTGTTCCGGAGGCACAAGCCGATACAGGCGCAGGCTTAGCGCCAGAAGGAGCACGATGATCAATGTTGCGATTTCTGTAGCGGCTGCCCTTTGCCGAAGGTTCATCATCCCCCTTGAGATACTGGCCAATGCCGTGAAACGGGCATCACCACGCGTGGGCACTCACAACATTACCTCATACACCACCATGCGCTCGCCTTGGAGCGTTTCAGAGTAGATCAGCCGTAGCCAGGCAGGCACTGCCTCGCCGGAAATGAGCCCCTCAAATTGCGGTCGCAATCTCACTTCTCGTTCATCCAAAACCCAATAGCGGACGTTTTTAGCCTGCAAGTAATCGGTGATCTCCCCGACCTCTGCGTTGGGCGTGGCAGCCCACTTCGTGTCTGCATGGAACGCAATGGCCGGATACCGTGACATAATCACCGTATCCGGCGTGACCTTATCTCGCAGCCACAGACCTATCTCCTTGTGCGCCGGACGCCAAGAACCGGTGCTGGTCTTGTTTAGCATGTTCGGCTGCATAGCCAGACAGTAAACCAAGACAAACAGCAATGGGATCAGGTTCAGGAAAGATCGGATTACCTTAGGCATCGCACCAGGAAGGCGCAATTGAGTCGCGGTGTCGGATAGCCATCTCCCTAATTCCCACAAGCCCGCTCCCAACCATACCAACAAGCCTGGCAGTACTGCCGCGATGTAGCGCTCCTGGACGAAGAACAGCACGAATCCCAACACTGGAGCAATGCTTGCCACCATGAACAACTGGCGCTGTAAGTAGAGCCTGTCCCATGGCTTCTGGAACAGTGCCAGGCCGACTGGTATCAGGAAGAAATAAGGGAAGAGCCGCCAGGTGAATAGCAGTTCGATAAATGCCCAACTGTTGCGCAGGATCAGTTTCACAAAAGCGGTTCGAGTGATGGTTGCTCCGCCCACCTCCACCAGGTAACTCTCAGGCGAGAAGAAGTAGACCTCTTTTCCTGTGCTATCCAACCGCCAGGTGGACTTATCAAAAGCAGCGGTATTGCCGTACGCCAAGCCGATGCCAGTCTCAAACGTTACCCCTGCCTTCTCGGTGATCATCCAATGACCGGTGTGGTATGCCGTGTAGGCGGCATAAGGTAGCACGAAGAGGGCCGCGCTGGCCGCAAACAGCACCAACCCTGCTAACACAGGGCGGTGGAAGAGTCGCCGTGAGAACAATTTCATGGCCGACAAGAACAAGAACAAAACCACGATGTATCCGATAGCCTCTGGGCGCACGAGATAGGCCGCTCCGAAGAGCGCGCCTGCCAGGGCATAGGCCCAGCGGCGCTCGTCCTCCAGGGCCACCAAACAAGCGTAGAGGCCACTGTACACGAGGGTGTAGTATGGTGCTTCCGTCAATGTGCCCCAGCGCAGGATCGCGCCCGTCAAGGCAGGATAGAGAGCAGCGAGCAGTCCTGCGAAGGTAGCAGGGGGACCGTAGATACGCCGAGTGATCAGATAAATCGGCAGGGGGAGCAAGGAACCGAAGACCAGGTAGCAAAGATCCGAACTCAGTTCCATATTGTGTGTGAGCGGGTAAATAATACCTGTGAGAAAGGGATAGCCAGGGGTATGATGCACATCAGGGTGACCCGTGAAACTATAACCCTGGCCAGTGATCCAATTCCTTCCTAACCAGAGGTAGAAAGGCTCGTCACCCCACACTACACGGTCAACTTGGAGTAGTGCCAGCCGCGCCAAAAACGCGATGAGGATGAGCAAAGCGATGGTGAAACGCTCTTGTCGGGACAAGGATGGCTGCGTCATATTCACTATTTCTCTGCCTCGTTCAGGTTGTTTTCTAATTCCCTCACCCGCCGTTCCAGCAAAGCGATCTCTTGGGTTAGCACCTTGATACGGTCGCCAAAATCGGAGATGGTGGTAGAGAACTGGAACAGGATCAGCACAAAAAGAAGGAAGGCGATCGTGAAGAACAGAGCGGGTGGGTAATCAATGCCCAAGGCATAGGCGATGCGATCGAGTGAGTTTATTACAATGGGCGAAATGGCAAACAATGCCGCAATTGCCAGCCAGAGGAGAGCATACTGTTCACGCAGTTTCTTGGTGCGAACCAGGTTAATCACCGTGACGAGAACAGCCAGTCCCAGGAGGCTGAGGAAAACCTGAGCACGTGGTTGCATCATCGTCCCCCTTTCAATAGAATTGCCATCGTGGCGATTTCTAAGCAAGGAGATGATACCATAGCGGGGCTATCCGGTCAATCGTGCGGCCGAGGTTCTATTGCGAACGGGCGACATGCAGGGGTCTTACCATCCACCACAGCGTCACCTCAATGGCGAAGTGGAGAGCCAAGCACAACCACAGATTATGGGTGAGGGCATAGGCAGTTGCGGTTAAGAAACCCAGGCTTCCCAAAAGCAAATACTCCTCCCGACATCCCACCGCCCGCAAGAGCGTTCGCAATCCTGGGTCCACCAAAGCGACCAGCAGTACAAAGACGAAGCCGGCATACGCGCCGTAGTAGTCGCCAAAAGCGAAGACGAAAGGACTGCGACAGAACGCCCAGGACACTTCCAGATAGATGCTCTCTCTTAGCAGAAAAGCCCATCCCCACGGCTGGTCAAGGACGGCCAGGCGGGTGAATCTCCGCCTTCCATTCTCGGACAGTCTGCGGAGCAACCGTGCCATGAGCGCCAAAAGCATGTATCCCAAGATGCCAACGACAACAGCCCAACCGATCCCTGCGATCCAATCTGATCGGGCCAGACCCATATCCCGCAAATTGACAAACCCCAGATAAAGGGCCACATAAGGCAGCCCTACGTAGTAGACCAGGCGTAGGATTTCGGCAATATGGTATTGAGCGAGAGTGGTCATGATCTGTTGCCAGCGATATCGGACTGGCTCTTGCGCCCGCTGAGATGCCCACCAGATCATGAGGTTTGCGGCGATGGCAAGGAAAGCGTAACCTAGCACGCAAGCGATGAGGCGACCGAGGTAGTTTAGTGCAAAACCCGACAATGGCGCGCCCTCCATAGCCCTGATTAGAAAAGCCACGGCCAAGCCTCCCCCTAGGCCTTGCCATGGCTCAAACATAAATGGGCGAGATAGGGCTCGAACCTACGACCTCACGGATGTGAACCGTGCGCTCTGACCGACTGAGCTACTCGCCCACAGGTAATTCAATTATACCTGCTTTGTACGAATTTGACAAATTGCGCTTTTCGACCCAAACTAAAAGACCTTGGGTACTGGCAAACCGTTCCGCTGGACAACTCGACGCAAAGGTTGTAAAATATGTGATTGGGAGATAGGCTCGATGAAGAGCCATGACCACATTTTGTTGAACACAGACAAAGGCTCCTGGTCACCGCGCGGCAGTGGACACTTGGTCACCGCGCAGTGCCAGTACAAGTGGATAGAGTACAGGCCATCGGCTTCGGGGACATCGCGGGCTGGTCGTAAGGGCGTTTGGTAGGCGGCCTTGTGATGTCCTCATTTTTGTAAAGGAGGTGGGACAGTGCGCGAAATAAAGGCCGATGAAATCTCTGCAACGGTGGCTAAACTCTGCATCGACGCCAATTACTACCTAGGCGAAGACGTCTTGGATGCACTGAGAGCGGCCAGAGCACAAGAAATATCGCCGGTAGGACAGGCTGTGCTCGATCAGATCCTGCAAAACGCGGATGTGGCACGAGAGGAGCAGATGCCCCTCTGCCAAGATACCGGGATGACGGTGGTCTTCCTTGAGCTGGGACAGGATGCGCACATTGTCGGTGGTAGTTTGGTGGATGCGATTAACGAAGGTGTGCGTCGCGGTTATACGGAGGGCTACCTTCGCAAGTCGGTGGTAGAGCATCCCTTCTCTTCCCGCATTAATACGAAGGATAATACCCCGGCCGTGATCCACACTGACGTCGTTCCCGGTGACCGCCTTAAAATCACTGTCGTGCCCAAGGGCGGCGGCAGCGAAAACATGAGTTACCTCAATATGATGGCTCCGGCGGCGGGACGGAAGGGCATTGTGGACTTCGTCGTGGACTGCGTGGATAAGTCCGGCGCCAATCCCTGTCCACCTATTATCGTGGGTGTGGGCATCGGGGGGACAGCCGACAAGGCGATGCTCATCGCTAAGAAAGCGCTCCTGCGCCGGGTCGGTGCACCCAACCCCGATCCAGAGGTCGCGTCGTTGGAGGCCGAAATACTGGAGAAGGCCAACAAACTGGGTATAGGGCCCCAAGGCTTTGGGGGCCGGGTGACCGTATTGGCGGTGCATGCCGAAACTTACCCTTGCCACATCGCCTCAATGCCAGTGGCCGTCAACATCCAGTGCCATTCAGCGCGGCATAAAGAAGCCGTGCTGTAAAGACCTAATATGTGCAGACTGTTATCTGCTGTCTGCCTAGCGGGTTTTGTCGTCACTGTGACTGGATGTGCGATTCTGTCTACCCGCTTGACGCCTACGCCCTCCGAGCCCTCTGCCATTACTGGCTTAGTGATGTTGGAGAAAGACGGCAATTACATCATTGGAGTGAATTGGACATCGCGTTCGCGGGTAACATATCGGGTGACAGGCGGTGACACGACTCTCCTCAGGAATTATGTGGGCGAGACTGTGACGGTGCACGGGGTAGTGTTCGAGAAAAGCGCTTTCTTGAAAGAGTTAGTCATCCAGCGAATAGATACTGAAGTTGCCCAGCCCGGCAGCCTTTCTCAGCGAAGCGGCATTGTCCAACGATTGGGTATGTCTATATATATGCAGGGCTCCCACAAACTCCTCGATGAGAAGGGCGGCCTCATCTGCCTGTTGAGCAGCAAGACGGCGAAGGTTGACCTCGACGGTTACGTAGGCAGACAAGTCAAGGTGACCGGAACCCTGGCCAAGACCGTCGAAGGTAATGCGTGGATTATGGACGTCCTTTTGGTAGAACCTGTAAACTAGGAGGTCAGACATGAAAATAACGACACCTCTCACGGACGAAACAATTGCGAAACTTCGCGCTGGAGATGAAGTGCACATTACGGGGACGATCTATGTGGGCCGCGATGCAGCCCACAAGCGACTGGTCGAGGCGCTAGAGAAAGGCGAGCCGCTGCCCTTTGACCCCAAGGGCCAGATCATTTATTATATGGGGCCGTCTCCGGCCAAACCAGGCAAACCCATTGGTTCCGCTGGGCCTACCACCAGTTACCGGATGGATCCTTACACGCCCCGTCTGCTCCAGGCAGGCTTGAAGGGCATGATTGGCAAGGGGAATCGCTCGCCGGAAGTCCGCGAGGCCATCCGAAAATATGAGGCAGTGTACATGGCCGCCACTGGTGGAGCAGCGGCACTCATCGCCAAATCTATCAAAGAGGCGGAGGTCATCGCCTACGATGACTTGGGTGCGGAGGCGCTACGGCGGCTGCAGGTAGAGGACTTTCCTGCCATCGTCGTGAACGATATGTACGGTGGCGACGCCTATGAAGATGGCAAAGCCAAATACCAGGTGACATAATGGCGCGCATTCAACTTTCCACTGGCAGGCTGAATTCCGACTTCGTCCGTCGGGTTGCAGAATTGAGCGGCCAGGACCTCTTGGCCTGTTACCAATGCGGCAAGTGTTCCGCCGGCTGCCCGGCTGCAGGCTCCATGAACGTTCTGCCCAGCCAGATCATTCGCCTCGTGCAATTGGGGCTCGAGGATGAGGTCCTGCAATCGGAGACCATTTGGTATTGTGCCTCGTGTTTGACATGTGTCGCTCGCTGTCCGAAAGGTGTGGACTTGGCCAGAGTAATGGAGGCCATCCGTAAGATCGCTTTAGAGCGCTACGGCGATCACATACTTGTGACCAAAATCTCGCCTGACGAACTGGCTGAGTGGCCACAACAGGCATTTATCGGCGGCTTCCGCAAATACACACGTTGATTTGTCAACCAACGGAGTCACCTATGAAGATCGCCTACTTTCCTGGTTGTACGCTGCACGAGAAGGCAGCGGGTTTTGATATCTCGGCGCGAGAAGCCATGGCCGCGCTGGGTGTCGAATTGGTGGAAATGTCCGGCTGGGGTTGCTGCGGGGCCACCTACCCTCTTTCAAGCGAGAACCTGTTGGAGTTCACGGCCAACGCTCGCAACCTCGCCAACGCCCGCAAACAGGGTGAGGAACTCGCCGTCGCCTGCGCTACCTGCTACAACGTTCTGAAACGCACCAATTATTTCCTTGCACACGACACAGAGGCGCGAGATAAAATCAACCTCTTCATCGAGGAGGAATACGCCGGCGACTTGGCTGTGATCCATTTATTGGAGATCATCCGCGATCGCATCGGATTCGACGCCGTGCGCGAACGGGTGATGCGGCCACTGACTGGGCTCAAGGTAGCCGCTTATTACGGGTGTTTGTTACTCCGTCCATTCGCCGAAATCGGCTTGGATGATCCGGAAAAGCCCCGCGTCCTGGAAGACCTAATGGCTGCGCTGGGCGCAGAAGCGGTGTTTTTCCCGCATCGCAGCGAATGCTGCGGTTCTTACATAGCAGTCAAATCAGCGGAGGCAGCGTTGATGCCCTCCTACACCATCCTCTCGGCAGCAGAGCGTGCCGGGGCAGATCTCATAGTCACCAGTTGCCCGCTTTGTCAGTTTAACCTCGACCGTCGCCAGTCCGAGATGCAGCGGAGATATTCCGGCTTCAGGCCACTGCCAGTGCTGTATTTTACCCAATTGCTCGGTATCGCCCTGGGGCTGGATGCAGGCAAGTATGGACTGGACAAACTCTATGTGGACCCGCAGCCGATCTTACGCGAGAGGGGTTTTCTCCTGCAGGAGGTTCCCGCGTGAATAGCACTCGGGCGCTCGTCATCGGCGCTGGTATCGCTGGCATCCAGGCGGCACTGGACATCGCCAATTCCGGCTACGAGGTCGTGCTGGTCGAACGACTCCCCTCCATTGGCGGGCGCATGGCCCAATTCTCCGAGACTTTTCCCACCTTGGATTGTGCGCAGTGCATTCTGACCCCGCGCACGGTCGAAGTTGGCCGCCACGAAAACATCCATCTGTTGACCTACGCAGAGGTCGAGTCGGTGAGGGGAGATATAGGCGATTTCTCGGTGCGAATCCGCCGTCATCCGGCCTATGTGGACTGGAGCAAGTGCACTGGCTGTGGCCTATGCCAGGAGAAATGCCCCAAGCGCGTGCCGTCGGAATTCGAGGGGCAGATGGGCACACGCAAGGCTATCTACACCTTGTCGCCTCAGGCGGTCCCCAATAAACCAGTCATTGATCGTGACAATTGCATCTACTTTGAACGCGGCAAGTGCCAGGCTTGTGTGAAGTTCTGCCCCGTCGGCGCGATTGACTGGGATCAAAGAGAGCAAGTGATAGAGGAGCGCGTTGGCGCGATTATCGTGGCCACCGGCTACGATCTCTACCCGCTGGCTGATCTGAAAGAATACGGCTGCGGCGAGGTCCCTGATGTGATCAGCGGCCTCCAGTTCGAGCGTTTGCTCTCCGCCTCTGGTCCCACGGCGGGCGAAGTCAGGCGGCCCTCCGACGGCAAGGTGCCCCGGGAAGTCGTCTTTGTGCAGTGCGCTGGCTCCCGGGACCCCGAAACCGGTGTGCCATACTGCTCCAAATTCTGTTGTATGTACACCGCGAAACATGCCATGCTCTACAAACATAAGGTGCACGATGGACAGGCTTATGTGTTTTACATTGACATTCGCGCGGCGGGTAAAGGCTACGAGGAATTCATCCGCAGGGCAATGGAAGAGGATCGCGTGCTCTACCTGCGTGGCAAAGTGAGCAAGATATTCCGTGACGGCGACAGAGTGATGGTATGGGGTGTGGACACGCTCAGTGGGCAGAGTGTAGAGATTGCTGCCGACTTGGTCGTATTGGCAACGGCCACCGTGCCATCGTCAGGCACGGCGGAACTGGCGAAGTTGCTTCATCTCGAGGCCGATGATTGCGGCTTTTTAATCGAAGCCGACGCCAATTTACGTCCATTAGAGACTTCGCGCCCTGGCGTTTTCTTGGCGGGAGCGGTGCAGGGACCAAAAGACATTCCCGAGGCCGTGGCCCAGGCCAGCGGTGCGGCGGCTAAGGTGCTGACATTATTTGGGCAATGGTGCGCCCAAGAGTCCATTCCTGAGGCCGCCCTCGCCTCCACGTGACGAGGGCTTGTGAACTCATAGAGGGTAACATGAAACGCATCGGTGTTTTCATCTGCCATTGTGGGACCAACATTGCTGGCACGGTGGATGTGCAGCAAGTGGCCGAGGCTCTCCGGGACTATCCCGGAGTTGTATACGCCATAGATTACAAGTATATGTGTTCGGATCCGGGTCAGAACCTGATCCGAGAGGCCATCACCCAGCATTCGCTCGACAGCGTCGTGGTGGCGGCCTGCTCCCCCACCATGCATGAGACCACCTTCCGTCGTGCCGTAGCCAACGCGGGACTAA
This portion of the Chloroflexota bacterium genome encodes:
- a CDS encoding methyltransferase domain-containing protein, which produces MDEDAKAIQLGHPSYVWRFGQDRRLALIARYARLDGARILDVGCGLGTYVRKLRRFSEEVYGVDVDADRVAEASQTLPNIACAPAEKLPFDDGFFDTVLLHEVLEHVNDDRQAMSEACRVLRVGGRAVIFVPNRLYPFETHGAYWGGRYHFGNIPLIGYLPNALRRRLVPHVRAYTARELHRLLDGLPCRIVVHTQIFPGYDNIAHRYPRLAQVLRSLTYALEKTPLRALGLSHLLVVEKTG
- a CDS encoding glycosyltransferase family 39 protein, producing MENVGKQRATKFTIYAIILVSFVLRLLLLRVDRIVRWDEPDYLLMGINLFSGRGLTVGQVPELHYAPLFPIVTGTLGLVLGDAKRASDLCYLIFGTLLPLCTYLVARRTSGTTAALITAALVGVFPPLSAGVLFWGTMIEPMYVVLLLTALYAWFRALDTNLARWHLGAGVLLGLAYLTKPEALLHMAFLWAIVTLYRLATRTMRDRRTITNLALAALAFIMVISPYIAYLYRYTGRVLLSGKLGVTYAAGLGVVIGDPVLYDRELARLDEAGEHIIWFSPDRFKYSLLDYIRQDPRLFLYRTWHNFNALEQSLFSHQAFPFYLLGLVALAWFARKWDQRRVWSMAMLLAFCLPLASFLPFHIELRYFAPLFPVLLLWVAEGITELGHWWRETVSNLMGHEPHPAWLALGTRLPAFALCALFLALQPFVVANGLADMNPAPREAGLWLKANTPPETLLMTRDTQVPFYAERPWIPSANEPYERLIHYARKNRVQYWVVDEREVTVIRPQLSFLADTTNPPPELEFVRKFSGGKWAVIVYRLVAAP
- a CDS encoding glycosyltransferase family 39 protein, yielding MPTRGDARFTALASISRGMMNLRQRAAATEIATLIIVLLLALSLRLYRLVPPEQGLRYAQDADEGAYLTSAQLMLQGYLPYRDFFAVIPPVALHLFAAILRLTYTPWGSPSGFMAVRYLCVAMGTVSVLVTYLIGRKVGGRWAGLLAAFLVAVDGIVVAQDRRAMLEAPSNLFTLLALFAYLGAIESEKRLPLAAAGVCSTLALLSKGTALIVPVLIVLHVLLQRRFRALLIFAATVAVTYLLLAGYFLITCPEQYLKQMYLFHLLRPPDGTVGIIARLIEIWNYTWSWLTVRLGLLGLVFAILTLRQDGQREQWLVIIGWGVTALLLNLVSRTYWATYFSQLAFPLAVWAGGLLSDRFANLKIAKMPLPYFQVGLIALVCVLGAGNLVRQAKATRDALCQIKPVHLEMAAVLRDQVPEGASVLVFEPNYTFLSSRPLAGLRDGGFFVDSYGEMLYINLGMANTPLFALSGRTNEDNEANAIDVFHRQPAQDAILALFQSSDYVVLDARTARQLSSDTQAYILAHSQLVASTSGATLRARLSEQE
- a CDS encoding glycosyltransferase family 39 protein, with protein sequence MTQPSLSRQERFTIALLILIAFLARLALLQVDRVVWGDEPFYLWLGRNWITGQGYSFTGHPDVHHTPGYPFLTGIIYPLTHNMELSSDLCYLVFGSLLPLPIYLITRRIYGPPATFAGLLAALYPALTGAILRWGTLTEAPYYTLVYSGLYACLVALEDERRWAYALAGALFGAAYLVRPEAIGYIVVLFLFLSAMKLFSRRLFHRPVLAGLVLFAASAALFVLPYAAYTAYHTGHWMITEKAGVTFETGIGLAYGNTAAFDKSTWRLDSTGKEVYFFSPESYLVEVGGATITRTAFVKLILRNSWAFIELLFTWRLFPYFFLIPVGLALFQKPWDRLYLQRQLFMVASIAPVLGFVLFFVQERYIAAVLPGLLVWLGAGLWELGRWLSDTATQLRLPGAMPKVIRSFLNLIPLLFVLVYCLAMQPNMLNKTSTGSWRPAHKEIGLWLRDKVTPDTVIMSRYPAIAFHADTKWAATPNAEVGEITDYLQAKNVRYWVLDEREVRLRPQFEGLISGEAVPAWLRLIYSETLQGERMVVYEVML
- a CDS encoding DUF2304 domain-containing protein is translated as MMQPRAQVFLSLLGLAVLVTVINLVRTKKLREQYALLWLAIAALFAISPIVINSLDRIAYALGIDYPPALFFTIAFLLFVLILFQFSTTISDFGDRIKVLTQEIALLERRVRELENNLNEAEK
- a CDS encoding fumarate hydratase — its product is MREIKADEISATVAKLCIDANYYLGEDVLDALRAARAQEISPVGQAVLDQILQNADVAREEQMPLCQDTGMTVVFLELGQDAHIVGGSLVDAINEGVRRGYTEGYLRKSVVEHPFSSRINTKDNTPAVIHTDVVPGDRLKITVVPKGGGSENMSYLNMMAPAAGRKGIVDFVVDCVDKSGANPCPPIIVGVGIGGTADKAMLIAKKALLRRVGAPNPDPEVASLEAEILEKANKLGIGPQGFGGRVTVLAVHAETYPCHIASMPVAVNIQCHSARHKEAVL
- a CDS encoding Fe-S-containing hydro-lyase, coding for MKITTPLTDETIAKLRAGDEVHITGTIYVGRDAAHKRLVEALEKGEPLPFDPKGQIIYYMGPSPAKPGKPIGSAGPTTSYRMDPYTPRLLQAGLKGMIGKGNRSPEVREAIRKYEAVYMAATGGAAALIAKSIKEAEVIAYDDLGAEALRRLQVEDFPAIVVNDMYGGDAYEDGKAKYQVT
- a CDS encoding 4Fe-4S dicluster domain-containing protein produces the protein MARIQLSTGRLNSDFVRRVAELSGQDLLACYQCGKCSAGCPAAGSMNVLPSQIIRLVQLGLEDEVLQSETIWYCASCLTCVARCPKGVDLARVMEAIRKIALERYGDHILVTKISPDELAEWPQQAFIGGFRKYTR